A stretch of Oryza brachyantha chromosome 4, ObraRS2, whole genome shotgun sequence DNA encodes these proteins:
- the LOC102699952 gene encoding heavy metal-associated isoprenylated plant protein 39-like: protein MAPQKVILKVSSMCDAKVKQKAMETVADIYGIDSIAADHKDQKMTVIGEVDTVKIAKKLKKFGKVDVISVGPAKEEKKDDKKGDKK from the exons ATGGCGCCGCAG AAGGTGATATTGAAGGTTTCTTCTATGTGTGATGCAAAGGTGAAGCAGAAAGCAATGGAAACTGTTGCAGATATCTATG GTATCGACTCCATAGCTGCCGATCATAAAGATCAGAAGATGACTGTAATAGGAGAAGTTGACACCGTCAAGATCGCCAAGAAGTTGAAGAAGTTCGGGAAGGTAGATGTCATCTCGGTTGGGCCCgccaaagaagagaagaaggaTGATAAGAAAGGGGACAAAAAGTGA
- the LOC102700231 gene encoding O-glucosyltransferase rumi-like isoform X1, with the protein MEPAAKIGRLTRSSLAASCPAMNGGVVVFFAAVVAGALVSACWMSAGARFQVTSITSVATRAIAQNGAASPERGPTLPRLADPDTNRTPSAPPPRQQTQPAPAPEPAAAATPPPPPPSSCPVYFRWIHEDLRPWRATGITREAADGAAHRYGPKFRVTVVAGRLYVARYGRCFQTRDVFTMWGILQLLRRHPGRVPDIDLVFDCQDTPVVNAGGHTPPPPMFGYCGSESTVDIAFPDWSFWGWPELNIKPWEALRGEIAEGNAAVNWTSRAPYAYWKGNPTVGADRRNLLRCNASGKRNWNARIYAQDWRNEVREGFRESDLAKQCTHRYKIYIEGRGWSVSEKYILACDSVALMVRPRYHDFFSRGLMPMQHYWPIPGGRAMCRSIKFAVDWGNAHADKAQEMAGNATRFMQEDLTMDRVYDYMLHLLTEYAKLLKYKPTVPDTAVEVTVESMMHGRRGRERQFMVDTVVNGSGGGEPCELPTPFSSEELETLRRRQADAVKHVETWEKQ; encoded by the exons ATGGAGCCAGCGGCGAAGATCGGTCGGCTCACACGGAGCAGCCTGGCAGCTTCCTGCCCGGCTATGAACGGCGGCGTGGTCGTCTTCTTCGCTGCGGTGGTCGCCGGAGCTTTGGTCTCCGCTTGCTGGATGTCTGCAGGTGCCAGG TTCCAGGTCACTTCGATCACTTCGGTTGCCACTCGAGCCATAGCGCAGAATGGTGCCGCGAGCCCGGAACGGGGGCCGACTCTGCCACGCCTCGCCGACCCGGACACGAACCGAAcgccgtccgcgccgccgccacggcaacAGACACAACCTGCCCCGGCTCCCGaacccgccgcggcggcgacaccgcctccgccgccgccgtcctcctgtCCGGTCTACTTCCGGTGGATCCACGAGGACCTGAGGCCATGGCGGGCCACGGGGATCACACGcgaggcggcggacggcgccgCCCACAGGTACGGACCCAAGTTCCGCGTCACGGTGGTCGCGGGCCGCCTCTACGTCGCGCGCTACGGCCGGTGCTTCCAGACACGGGACGTGTTCACGATGTGGGGCATCCTGcagctgctccgccgccacccgggCCGCGTCCCCGACATCGACCTCGTCTTCGATTGCCAGGACACGCCGGTCGTCAACGCCGGCGGCCAcacccctccgccgccgatgtTCGGGTACTGCGGCAGCGAGAGCACGGTGGACATCGCCTTCCCTGACTGGTCGTTCTGGGGTTG GCCGGAGCTTAACATAAAGCCATGGGAAGCGCTGCGAGGTGAGATCGCCGAGGGGAACGCCGCCGTGAACTGGACGAGCAGGGCGCCGTACGCGTACTGGAAAGGGAATCCCACGGTGGGAGCCGATCGCCGGAATCTCCTCAGGTGCAACGCGTCCGGCAAGCGTAACTGGAACGCGCGGATATATGCGCAG GATTGGAGGAACGAGGTGCGAGAAGGGTTCAGGGAATCGGACCTGGCAAAACAGTGCACGCACAG GTACAAGATCTACATCGAAGGCAGGGGTTGGTCAGTGAGCGAGAAGTACATCCTGGCCTGCGACTCGGTGGCGCTCATGGTGCGGCCGAGGTACCACGACTTCTTCTCGAGGGGGCTGATGCCGATGCAGCACTACTGGCCCATCCCCGGTGGGCGCGCCATGTGCCGGTCGATCAAGTTCGCCGTGGACTGGGGCAACGCTCACGCCGACAAG GCACAGGAAATGGCTGGGAATGCGACCAGGTTCATGCAAGAGGATCTGACGATGGACCGTGTCTATGATTACATGCTTCACCTTCTGACAGAGTATGCTAAACTGCTGAAGTACAAGCCCACGGTGCCTGACACGGCCGTCGAGGTCACCGTGGAGTCCATGATGCACGGAAGGCGGGGTCGAGAAAGGCAGTTCATGGTGGACACGGTGGTGAACGGTTCCGGCGGTGGAGAGCCCTGCGAGCTGCCGACGCCTTTCAGCTCCGAGGAACTGGAAACGCTGAGGAGAAGACAGGCGGATGCGGTGAAACATGTTGAGACGTGGGAGAAGCAATAA
- the LOC102700231 gene encoding O-glucosyltransferase rumi-like isoform X2 produces MEPAAKIGRLTRSSLAASCPAMNGGVVVFFAAVVAGALVSACWMSAGARVTSITSVATRAIAQNGAASPERGPTLPRLADPDTNRTPSAPPPRQQTQPAPAPEPAAAATPPPPPPSSCPVYFRWIHEDLRPWRATGITREAADGAAHRYGPKFRVTVVAGRLYVARYGRCFQTRDVFTMWGILQLLRRHPGRVPDIDLVFDCQDTPVVNAGGHTPPPPMFGYCGSESTVDIAFPDWSFWGWPELNIKPWEALRGEIAEGNAAVNWTSRAPYAYWKGNPTVGADRRNLLRCNASGKRNWNARIYAQDWRNEVREGFRESDLAKQCTHRYKIYIEGRGWSVSEKYILACDSVALMVRPRYHDFFSRGLMPMQHYWPIPGGRAMCRSIKFAVDWGNAHADKAQEMAGNATRFMQEDLTMDRVYDYMLHLLTEYAKLLKYKPTVPDTAVEVTVESMMHGRRGRERQFMVDTVVNGSGGGEPCELPTPFSSEELETLRRRQADAVKHVETWEKQ; encoded by the exons ATGGAGCCAGCGGCGAAGATCGGTCGGCTCACACGGAGCAGCCTGGCAGCTTCCTGCCCGGCTATGAACGGCGGCGTGGTCGTCTTCTTCGCTGCGGTGGTCGCCGGAGCTTTGGTCTCCGCTTGCTGGATGTCTGCAGGTGCCAGG GTCACTTCGATCACTTCGGTTGCCACTCGAGCCATAGCGCAGAATGGTGCCGCGAGCCCGGAACGGGGGCCGACTCTGCCACGCCTCGCCGACCCGGACACGAACCGAAcgccgtccgcgccgccgccacggcaacAGACACAACCTGCCCCGGCTCCCGaacccgccgcggcggcgacaccgcctccgccgccgccgtcctcctgtCCGGTCTACTTCCGGTGGATCCACGAGGACCTGAGGCCATGGCGGGCCACGGGGATCACACGcgaggcggcggacggcgccgCCCACAGGTACGGACCCAAGTTCCGCGTCACGGTGGTCGCGGGCCGCCTCTACGTCGCGCGCTACGGCCGGTGCTTCCAGACACGGGACGTGTTCACGATGTGGGGCATCCTGcagctgctccgccgccacccgggCCGCGTCCCCGACATCGACCTCGTCTTCGATTGCCAGGACACGCCGGTCGTCAACGCCGGCGGCCAcacccctccgccgccgatgtTCGGGTACTGCGGCAGCGAGAGCACGGTGGACATCGCCTTCCCTGACTGGTCGTTCTGGGGTTG GCCGGAGCTTAACATAAAGCCATGGGAAGCGCTGCGAGGTGAGATCGCCGAGGGGAACGCCGCCGTGAACTGGACGAGCAGGGCGCCGTACGCGTACTGGAAAGGGAATCCCACGGTGGGAGCCGATCGCCGGAATCTCCTCAGGTGCAACGCGTCCGGCAAGCGTAACTGGAACGCGCGGATATATGCGCAG GATTGGAGGAACGAGGTGCGAGAAGGGTTCAGGGAATCGGACCTGGCAAAACAGTGCACGCACAG GTACAAGATCTACATCGAAGGCAGGGGTTGGTCAGTGAGCGAGAAGTACATCCTGGCCTGCGACTCGGTGGCGCTCATGGTGCGGCCGAGGTACCACGACTTCTTCTCGAGGGGGCTGATGCCGATGCAGCACTACTGGCCCATCCCCGGTGGGCGCGCCATGTGCCGGTCGATCAAGTTCGCCGTGGACTGGGGCAACGCTCACGCCGACAAG GCACAGGAAATGGCTGGGAATGCGACCAGGTTCATGCAAGAGGATCTGACGATGGACCGTGTCTATGATTACATGCTTCACCTTCTGACAGAGTATGCTAAACTGCTGAAGTACAAGCCCACGGTGCCTGACACGGCCGTCGAGGTCACCGTGGAGTCCATGATGCACGGAAGGCGGGGTCGAGAAAGGCAGTTCATGGTGGACACGGTGGTGAACGGTTCCGGCGGTGGAGAGCCCTGCGAGCTGCCGACGCCTTTCAGCTCCGAGGAACTGGAAACGCTGAGGAGAAGACAGGCGGATGCGGTGAAACATGTTGAGACGTGGGAGAAGCAATAA